A single region of the Mustela lutreola isolate mMusLut2 chromosome 2, mMusLut2.pri, whole genome shotgun sequence genome encodes:
- the FANCD2OS gene encoding FANCD2 opposite strand protein isoform X1: protein MRLGNSGRHSGACGPPSSAGLSMAGYQLWSPWTPLDESFQWLRHTTPTPSSKHPFRASPCFPHTPSDLEVQLCFQEVTLVLDSPFLEPGVSPKLPCHTSELRTMNNKKGLVRKPQPVRLSGVDSVFGRVITAQPPKWTGTFRVSDKSAFCKIISRENQWPTGLKEPQIQMTVTMCKQMLRSILLLYATYKKCTFALQHSK, encoded by the exons ATGCGGCTGGGAAACAGCGGCCGCCACTCTGGAGCGTGCGGCCCACCGAGTTCAGCAG GACTGTCAATGGCAGGATACCAGCTCTGGTCACCATGGACCCCACTGGATGAGAGCTTCCAATGGCTGCGGCACACAACACCTACACCTTCTTCAAAGCATCCCTTTAGGGCTTCCCCCTGCTTCCCACATACCCCTTCTGACCTTGAAGTGCAGTTGTGCTTTCAAGAGGTCACTCTAGTTCTAGACAGCCCATTTCTGGAGCCTGGAGTAAGTCCCAAGTTGCCCTGCCACACATCAGAGCTCCGAACCATGAACAACAAGAAAGGGCTGGTCAGAAAGCCCCAGCCTGTCCGTCTCAGTGGAGTGGATTCCGTGTTCGGCAGGGTCATCACAGCTCAGCCACCAAAATGGACTGGGACCTTCAGAGTTTCAGATAAATCAGCCTTTTGCAAAATCATCAGCCGGGAGAACCAGTGGCCTACTGGACTTAAGGAACCTCAGATTCAGATGACAGTGACCATGTGCAAACAGATGCTGCGCTCTATCCTCTTACTGTATGCAACATACAAGAAGTGCACCTTTGCCTTGCAACACTCCAAGTAA
- the FANCD2OS gene encoding FANCD2 opposite strand protein isoform X2, giving the protein MAGYQLWSPWTPLDESFQWLRHTTPTPSSKHPFRASPCFPHTPSDLEVQLCFQEVTLVLDSPFLEPGVSPKLPCHTSELRTMNNKKGLVRKPQPVRLSGVDSVFGRVITAQPPKWTGTFRVSDKSAFCKIISRENQWPTGLKEPQIQMTVTMCKQMLRSILLLYATYKKCTFALQHSK; this is encoded by the coding sequence ATGGCAGGATACCAGCTCTGGTCACCATGGACCCCACTGGATGAGAGCTTCCAATGGCTGCGGCACACAACACCTACACCTTCTTCAAAGCATCCCTTTAGGGCTTCCCCCTGCTTCCCACATACCCCTTCTGACCTTGAAGTGCAGTTGTGCTTTCAAGAGGTCACTCTAGTTCTAGACAGCCCATTTCTGGAGCCTGGAGTAAGTCCCAAGTTGCCCTGCCACACATCAGAGCTCCGAACCATGAACAACAAGAAAGGGCTGGTCAGAAAGCCCCAGCCTGTCCGTCTCAGTGGAGTGGATTCCGTGTTCGGCAGGGTCATCACAGCTCAGCCACCAAAATGGACTGGGACCTTCAGAGTTTCAGATAAATCAGCCTTTTGCAAAATCATCAGCCGGGAGAACCAGTGGCCTACTGGACTTAAGGAACCTCAGATTCAGATGACAGTGACCATGTGCAAACAGATGCTGCGCTCTATCCTCTTACTGTATGCAACATACAAGAAGTGCACCTTTGCCTTGCAACACTCCAAGTAA
- the BRK1 gene encoding protein BRICK1, translating into MAGQEDPVQREIHQDWANREYIEVITSSIKKIADFLNSFDMSCRSRLATLNEKLTALERRIEYIEARVTKGETLT; encoded by the exons ATGGCGGGTCAAGAGGATCCGGTGCAGCGGGAGATTCACCAGGACTGGGCGAACCGAGAATACATTGAGGTCATCACCAGCAGCATCAAGAAAATCGCGGACTTTCTCAACTCATTCG ATATGTCTTGTCGTTCAAGACTTGCAACACTAAACGAGAAATTGACAGCCCTTGAACGGAGAATAGAGTACATTGAAGCGCGG GTGACAAAAGGTGAGACCCTCACCTAG